The proteins below come from a single Dinghuibacter silviterrae genomic window:
- a CDS encoding glycoside hydrolase family 130 protein: MTIDFYERLEQLEQQHNEIVSAPNEPETTGNGVYRRYKRPILTAEHTPLHWRYDLNPATNPFLMERFGINAVFNAGAIKYDGRYLLVARVEGKDRKSFFAVAESPNGINNFRFWEEPIVMPGTDNPDTNLYDMRVVQHEDGWIYGLFCTERRDPSPAPFDTSSAVAQCGIARTRDMLTWERLPDLRTPSPQQRNVVLHPEFIHGQYAFYTRPQDGFIQTGKGGGIGFGLAPDITQAVITHETVIAPKVYHTVYEGKNGLGPAPIKTPHGWLQLAHGVRNTAAGLRYVLYMFMTDLQDVSKVIHIPGGYFLAPEGIERVGDVSNVVFSNGWIADPDGTVYIYYASSDTRMHVAVSSIAQLTDYVINTPEDGLTSEASVKTILRLSQLNRTTQR, translated from the coding sequence ATGACCATTGACTTCTACGAACGCCTGGAGCAACTGGAGCAACAACATAACGAGATCGTCAGCGCGCCCAACGAGCCCGAGACAACGGGGAACGGTGTGTACCGCCGGTACAAACGCCCCATCCTCACGGCGGAGCATACCCCCCTGCACTGGAGGTACGACCTGAACCCCGCCACCAATCCCTTCCTCATGGAACGTTTTGGCATCAACGCGGTGTTCAACGCGGGCGCCATCAAATACGACGGGCGCTACCTCCTGGTCGCCCGCGTGGAAGGTAAGGACCGGAAATCTTTTTTTGCCGTGGCCGAAAGCCCCAACGGCATCAATAACTTCCGGTTCTGGGAAGAACCCATTGTCATGCCCGGCACCGACAATCCCGACACCAACCTCTACGACATGCGTGTCGTGCAACACGAGGACGGCTGGATCTATGGACTTTTCTGTACCGAACGCAGGGATCCTTCCCCGGCGCCTTTCGATACGTCCTCCGCCGTGGCCCAGTGCGGTATCGCAAGGACGCGCGACATGCTTACCTGGGAGCGGCTCCCGGACCTTCGTACGCCTTCGCCCCAGCAACGCAACGTCGTCCTTCACCCCGAATTCATTCACGGCCAGTACGCTTTTTATACACGTCCCCAGGACGGCTTTATCCAAACCGGAAAGGGTGGGGGCATAGGCTTTGGCCTGGCCCCGGACATCACCCAGGCCGTCATCACCCATGAAACCGTGATCGCGCCAAAGGTTTATCATACCGTATATGAAGGCAAAAACGGGCTGGGCCCCGCACCCATCAAGACGCCCCACGGCTGGCTTCAACTCGCCCACGGCGTGCGCAATACCGCCGCCGGTCTCCGGTACGTGTTGTATATGTTTATGACCGACCTCCAGGACGTCTCCAAAGTCATCCACATTCCCGGGGGGTATTTTCTTGCCCCCGAAGGCATCGAGCGCGTGGGCGACGTCAGCAACGTCGTCTTTTCCAACGGCTGGATCGCCGACCCCGACGGCACCGTGTACATATATTATGCCTCCAGCGATACCCGTATGCACGTCGCCGTATCCAGCATCGCGCAATTGACCGACTATGTGATCAACACTCCGGAAGACGGGC
- a CDS encoding SusC/RagA family TonB-linked outer membrane protein — MRRKLLLPLCMLLLCFLCLYTAHAQTKTVTGTVSDDKGTTLPGATVTVQSTKISTKTDVNGRFTLSVPAGAKSLIVTFVGMKAAEVSIGSKANVDVTLTSLTATLSDVVVIGYGVQKKSDVNGAISSIKATDIADIPQPSIDQMMQGKAAGVTVTQNSGMPGAAVSVHVRGITSFTGSEPLYVIDGVAIDGNSANNGHQLTSPASPSQQESSPSPLAMLNPSDIESIDVLKDASATAIYGSRGSNGVVIITTKKGKAGTGKITYDGYYGKQEQGKFLNMMSLPQYASLENNMADLFGLPRRAEFANPGKLGPGTDWQKAIFRRAPQTSHNLAFSGSNGKTDFYISGGYFDQDGTVIASDFKRYSVHTTVNSQINNWFKAGTSFSASQSSSDIGLGNSYGIIYTALLQAPDAAVYNADGSYAGPAVVNGQVLGYRNPVQEAYNITNTLGRSNAQGNVYGDIKFPLDITLHSEIDGNFDWSNAKTFLPTYSYGATGSQPAFVNTQASLNEYNAWDNYWNWIEHLNYNHTFGKHAITALVGHEVWESTYGGIQAGTKGFTAGNTIQTLGLGTQANNTLGEPKGSSVMESFIGRLIYTYDNKYSITATERRDRSSNFAQGHQVGYFPGVAVSWRLSEESFMNTINPIVSNLKIRTGYGTTGNSNTGGGYKYGSAIQPVVTGLGTGFSVYNFNNPNLTWETAIQKNLGVDFSLLHGRVDATFDVYDKTSKNFLFQQPLPAFLSGGTAEYSNAAIVQPPWVNAGKIENKGFEFSITSHNLQTRNFRWNTTLIFSHYKNKVISLNGFPSLIGNISTGFGPQIPATVTQVGGPVGEFFGYKTAGIIKTQAQLTDLAQNPQNVAGVAETVTSDRTNNTGVYLGDILYAGRNVKGAANTQYALGNPNPNFTYSLSNDFTYKGFELSVFLTGSQGGKILNALAFQTEGLYGLYMNQTAAMANYWTPSNPNSNIPTPRSGWGNNNLVMSDRFLENASFLRLQNVRFGYNLPSEWAKYVKMSHLKAYVSGQNLHVWTKYSGLDPEVGSLNQNPLLQNIDYGRYPVPRVITVGINAEF, encoded by the coding sequence ATGAGAAGAAAACTACTGCTTCCTCTGTGCATGCTCCTGTTGTGTTTTTTGTGCCTTTATACGGCGCATGCACAGACAAAAACGGTCACGGGAACCGTTTCAGATGACAAGGGCACCACGCTTCCCGGTGCCACCGTAACGGTCCAGTCTACGAAGATTTCTACCAAAACAGACGTGAACGGCCGCTTCACCCTCTCGGTGCCGGCGGGTGCCAAAAGCTTGATTGTCACCTTTGTCGGCATGAAAGCGGCGGAGGTGTCCATCGGTTCAAAGGCCAACGTCGATGTCACCCTGACCTCCCTGACGGCGACGTTGAGCGATGTCGTCGTGATTGGTTACGGGGTGCAAAAGAAGTCGGACGTGAACGGGGCCATTTCCTCCATCAAGGCCACGGACATCGCCGACATCCCGCAGCCAAGCATCGACCAGATGATGCAGGGCAAAGCGGCGGGTGTCACGGTGACCCAGAACTCGGGGATGCCGGGGGCGGCCGTGTCGGTGCACGTACGCGGGATCACCTCCTTTACCGGGAGTGAACCTTTGTATGTGATCGACGGGGTGGCCATCGACGGGAATTCCGCCAACAACGGTCACCAGCTCACCAGCCCTGCCAGCCCCAGCCAGCAGGAATCGAGCCCGAGCCCGCTGGCGATGTTGAACCCGAGCGACATCGAGTCGATCGACGTCCTGAAAGACGCGTCGGCGACGGCCATCTATGGCAGCCGTGGTTCGAACGGGGTCGTGATCATCACGACCAAAAAAGGAAAGGCCGGGACCGGCAAGATCACCTACGACGGTTACTATGGCAAACAGGAACAGGGAAAGTTCCTGAACATGATGAGCCTTCCGCAATATGCCTCCCTGGAAAACAATATGGCGGACCTGTTTGGCCTGCCCCGCCGGGCGGAATTTGCCAACCCCGGCAAGCTGGGTCCGGGCACCGACTGGCAAAAGGCGATTTTCCGCCGGGCGCCCCAGACGAGCCATAACCTGGCGTTCTCCGGGAGCAACGGCAAAACCGATTTTTATATCTCCGGCGGTTATTTTGACCAGGACGGGACGGTGATCGCTTCCGATTTCAAACGCTATTCGGTACATACAACCGTCAACTCCCAGATCAACAACTGGTTCAAAGCGGGCACCAGCTTTTCCGCCAGCCAAAGCAGCTCCGACATCGGTTTGGGCAACTCGTATGGGATCATCTATACCGCCCTGCTACAGGCACCCGACGCCGCCGTGTACAACGCGGACGGCTCTTATGCGGGGCCCGCGGTGGTCAACGGCCAGGTACTGGGTTACCGGAACCCGGTCCAGGAGGCGTACAACATCACCAATACCCTGGGCAGGAGCAATGCGCAAGGCAACGTCTACGGCGACATCAAATTCCCGTTGGACATTACCCTGCACTCCGAGATCGACGGGAACTTCGACTGGAGCAATGCCAAGACCTTCCTGCCAACCTACTCTTATGGCGCGACAGGGTCCCAACCGGCCTTTGTCAACACCCAGGCAAGCCTGAACGAATACAATGCCTGGGACAACTACTGGAACTGGATCGAACACCTGAACTACAACCATACTTTTGGCAAACACGCGATCACGGCACTCGTTGGTCATGAAGTATGGGAATCCACGTATGGCGGTATCCAGGCCGGCACAAAAGGGTTCACCGCGGGGAATACCATCCAAACCCTTGGCCTGGGTACACAGGCCAACAATACCCTGGGCGAGCCGAAAGGCAGCTCGGTGATGGAATCCTTTATCGGGCGTCTGATCTATACCTACGACAACAAATACAGCATCACCGCCACGGAACGCCGCGACCGTTCTTCCAACTTCGCCCAGGGCCACCAGGTGGGCTATTTCCCCGGGGTGGCCGTTTCCTGGCGGTTGTCCGAAGAGTCCTTTATGAACACCATCAACCCGATCGTGAGCAACCTGAAGATCCGCACGGGGTATGGCACCACGGGTAACTCCAATACCGGTGGCGGTTACAAATACGGTTCGGCCATCCAGCCGGTGGTCACCGGTCTTGGTACGGGTTTTAGCGTGTACAACTTCAACAACCCGAACCTGACCTGGGAAACCGCCATCCAAAAGAACCTCGGGGTGGACTTCTCGCTGCTGCACGGCAGGGTCGACGCCACCTTTGATGTGTACGACAAGACGTCGAAAAACTTCCTGTTCCAGCAACCCCTGCCCGCCTTCCTGTCTGGGGGCACCGCCGAGTACTCCAACGCCGCGATCGTTCAACCCCCTTGGGTAAACGCCGGTAAAATCGAGAACAAGGGTTTTGAATTCTCCATCACCAGCCACAACCTCCAGACAAGGAACTTCCGGTGGAACACGACCCTTATCTTCTCTCATTACAAAAACAAGGTCATTTCCCTAAACGGTTTCCCCTCCCTGATCGGGAACATCTCCACGGGCTTTGGTCCCCAGATCCCGGCGACCGTTACCCAAGTGGGCGGCCCGGTGGGTGAATTCTTCGGGTACAAGACCGCGGGCATCATCAAAACCCAGGCGCAACTGACCGACCTGGCGCAGAACCCGCAGAACGTGGCCGGTGTAGCCGAGACCGTTACCAGCGACCGGACGAACAACACGGGTGTCTATCTCGGCGACATCCTGTACGCAGGGCGGAACGTCAAGGGGGCGGCCAATACCCAATATGCGTTGGGCAATCCAAACCCGAACTTTACGTATAGCCTGTCCAACGACTTTACCTATAAAGGCTTTGAACTGTCCGTTTTCCTGACCGGGTCCCAAGGGGGTAAAATCCTGAACGCCCTGGCCTTCCAGACGGAAGGGCTCTACGGGCTCTATATGAATCAGACCGCCGCCATGGCGAACTACTGGACCCCGTCCAATCCCAATTCCAACATCCCCACACCGCGGTCCGGTTGGGGGAACAACAACCTGGTCATGTCCGACCGCTTCCTGGAGAACGCCTCCTTCCTTCGGCTGCAAAACGTCCGCTTTGGATATAACCTACCATCGGAATGGGCCAAGTATGTAAAAATGAGTCACCTCAAGGCGTATGTAAGCGGACAGAACCTGCACGTATGGACCAAATACAGCGGCCTGGATCCCGAAGTCGGCTCCCTGAACCAGAATCCCCTGCTGCAGAACATCGACTACGGACGGTATCCCGTTCCCCGCGTCATCACCGTTGGGATAAACGCTGAATTCTGA
- a CDS encoding glycoside hydrolase family 26 protein, whose product MRILITIALLAVLLPSDRHASIQTVNLYRNLRRLSARGFLFGHQDDLAYGVGWRYEPGRSDVKDVCGDYPGLFGWDLSGRESGHDKDIDGVPFDSIRRYVREVYARGGVNTFSWHCPSPRGGTAWDTLPGSVGSILPGGVHHALYVQWLDSIAGFLGSLGGIPILFRPFHEHTGSWFWWGAHECTPAEYKALWQFTHHYLNDVKGLHNILWVFNAGDNFKSVSSFLERYPGDDYVDVVSFDAYQYGASFQHSLRASLCILDSAAFLTGKLEALAETGYEQVPDPHWWTGVLAPALAGHPLAYVLVWRNHGWNPYMNPPHNHYYAPYKGQVSAADFVQFYSLENTLFERDAAKAKLYDH is encoded by the coding sequence ATGCGCATACTCATTACGATCGCCTTGCTTGCCGTGCTCCTTCCTTCCGACCGGCACGCGTCCATTCAAACGGTAAACCTCTATAGGAACCTCCGGCGGCTATCCGCCCGGGGGTTCCTCTTCGGTCACCAGGATGACCTGGCCTACGGCGTAGGCTGGCGGTATGAGCCGGGCCGGAGCGATGTCAAAGACGTGTGCGGCGACTATCCCGGTCTTTTCGGCTGGGACCTGAGCGGCAGGGAATCCGGGCACGACAAGGATATTGACGGGGTGCCTTTTGACAGCATCCGGCGGTATGTGCGCGAGGTGTATGCGCGGGGTGGGGTGAATACGTTTAGCTGGCATTGCCCGAGTCCTCGCGGGGGTACTGCCTGGGATACTTTACCAGGGTCTGTCGGGTCCATTTTACCGGGTGGTGTTCATCATGCATTGTATGTCCAATGGCTGGACAGCATCGCCGGTTTTCTGGGGTCGCTGGGCGGGATCCCTATTCTTTTCCGGCCCTTTCACGAGCATACCGGGAGCTGGTTCTGGTGGGGCGCACACGAATGTACGCCTGCCGAGTATAAAGCGCTTTGGCAGTTTACCCACCATTATCTGAATGACGTCAAGGGCTTGCACAATATCCTGTGGGTGTTTAATGCGGGCGATAACTTTAAAAGTGTGTCTTCCTTTCTTGAACGCTACCCGGGGGATGACTATGTGGATGTCGTCAGTTTCGATGCGTATCAGTATGGCGCTTCTTTTCAACACTCCTTGCGTGCATCGCTGTGCATTTTAGACAGTGCGGCTTTTTTAACGGGCAAGTTGGAGGCGCTTGCCGAAACCGGCTACGAACAAGTCCCCGACCCCCACTGGTGGACCGGCGTTTTGGCGCCCGCCCTCGCGGGACACCCCCTTGCGTATGTCCTTGTCTGGCGCAACCATGGTTGGAATCCTTACATGAACCCGCCGCATAATCACTACTATGCCCCCTATAAGGGGCAAGTCTCCGCGGCTGATTTTGTACAATTTTACTCCCTGGAAAACACATTGTTTGAGCGGGACGCAGCAAAAGCAAAACTTTATGACCATTGA
- a CDS encoding RagB/SusD family nutrient uptake outer membrane protein, giving the protein MKKHFLYITAAVAMTTTGCSKNFFNRPPEDQATVGTYYQTTDEVQSSTNILYAAPWFGLNGKAFLAIGDLMGGNARCYAGTDGEFDAFRNFSEGNATLAVQSTWNSLYTVIAQANALLKNLPTAAPASVPAAVVNNALGEARLMRAAAYFYLVRNFGNVPIITDPTAFVSNFQTVPTNPVTDVYKFITIDLKYAEANCTANVATTGHASSGSASGLLAKVYLYMQNYDSALIESQKVINSGEFSLMGLDFSGSYTGLFELAGNNSKESMLALQWTSNGGYGFGNQIQSVIADGENGNYLTGTGDGYGELGPTWDLQDAFKAEGDSVRRHGCIMLPGEYYSELHKAQGGYTCPLQVNEQGVHAAMKKYVVGTPSDNNGESAAQATSNNTYILRYADMYLIAAEAIMGKASGVAAGTGIPLTTSSSDATALSYINKIRARALLPNLTSFTYKSLLNERRLEFAIEGDYWYDLQRLDGFNNAHHPVAEAIISSQNRGDSNSAGTAANNYTDYQRNILYITPTDANFLMPIPATETEADPTLLQAPVPYKF; this is encoded by the coding sequence ATGAAAAAACATTTTTTATATATAACCGCGGCGGTCGCCATGACCACGACCGGCTGTAGCAAGAATTTTTTCAACCGTCCGCCGGAAGACCAGGCCACGGTCGGTACCTATTACCAAACCACGGACGAAGTCCAGTCAAGCACGAATATCCTTTATGCCGCACCCTGGTTCGGTTTGAATGGGAAGGCGTTCCTGGCGATCGGTGACCTGATGGGGGGCAACGCCCGTTGTTATGCAGGGACGGACGGTGAATTCGATGCATTCCGTAACTTTTCGGAAGGCAATGCTACCCTGGCGGTACAAAGCACCTGGAATTCCCTGTATACGGTGATTGCACAGGCAAACGCCCTGCTCAAAAACCTCCCCACGGCCGCCCCCGCCTCCGTTCCGGCTGCCGTGGTCAACAATGCGCTGGGAGAGGCGCGCCTGATGCGGGCGGCCGCCTACTTCTACCTGGTGCGGAACTTTGGTAACGTGCCCATCATTACGGACCCCACCGCTTTCGTCAGCAACTTTCAAACGGTCCCCACCAACCCCGTGACCGACGTGTACAAGTTCATCACCATCGACCTTAAATACGCGGAGGCCAATTGCACCGCCAACGTGGCGACCACAGGGCACGCCTCCAGCGGTTCGGCCTCGGGTTTGCTGGCCAAGGTGTACTTGTATATGCAGAACTACGACAGCGCGCTGATCGAATCGCAAAAGGTGATCAACAGCGGCGAGTTCTCCTTGATGGGTCTCGACTTTTCCGGTAGCTATACCGGGCTTTTCGAGCTGGCGGGTAACAACAGCAAGGAGTCGATGCTCGCCCTGCAATGGACGTCGAACGGCGGGTATGGTTTTGGCAACCAGATCCAGTCGGTCATTGCCGACGGGGAAAACGGGAACTACCTCACCGGTACCGGCGACGGGTATGGCGAGCTTGGCCCCACCTGGGACCTCCAAGACGCCTTCAAGGCCGAGGGAGATTCCGTCCGTCGCCACGGCTGTATCATGCTGCCGGGTGAGTACTACTCCGAACTGCACAAGGCGCAAGGCGGTTATACGTGCCCGTTACAGGTGAACGAACAGGGTGTCCACGCGGCCATGAAAAAATATGTGGTCGGCACCCCCTCGGATAACAACGGCGAAAGCGCCGCCCAGGCGACGTCCAACAACACGTACATCCTACGGTATGCGGATATGTATTTGATCGCCGCGGAAGCGATCATGGGCAAGGCATCCGGCGTGGCCGCCGGCACGGGTATCCCGCTCACCACCTCTTCTTCCGATGCGACCGCGCTGTCGTACATCAACAAGATCCGCGCGCGGGCATTGCTTCCCAACCTGACGAGCTTTACCTATAAAAGCCTCCTGAATGAACGGCGGTTGGAGTTCGCGATCGAAGGCGATTATTGGTACGACCTGCAGCGGCTCGATGGTTTCAACAACGCGCACCACCCGGTGGCGGAAGCGATCATCTCCAGCCAGAACCGGGGCGACTCGAACAGCGCCGGCACGGCAGCCAACAACTATACCGACTACCAGCGCAACATCCTGTACATCACGCCGACGGACGCCAATTTCCTGATGCCGATCCCCGCCACCGAAACGGAAGCGGATCCTACTTTGTTACAAGCACCTGTACCATATAAGTTTTAA